From Candidatus Omnitrophota bacterium, one genomic window encodes:
- a CDS encoding thermonuclease family protein yields the protein MRKQINFKNIQIIALIAASLVYLGIKSLPPLSASAFAKDEYRLVSQVVDGDTLKLSGGDRVRLIGVDTPEVHYSAKLLSDAKKSSRNIKSIQESGRKASSFTKGLCGGKKIRLEFDVEKEDRYGRLLAYVYLEDGTFVNARIIEEGYAQVMTIPPNVKHAEYFLRLQKESREKRKGLWTANDNL from the coding sequence ATGCGAAAACAAATCAATTTTAAAAATATACAGATAATCGCGCTGATAGCGGCGTCTCTTGTCTATTTGGGTATTAAATCTCTGCCGCCTTTATCGGCAAGCGCGTTTGCGAAGGATGAATACCGCCTTGTGTCTCAGGTAGTGGATGGGGATACACTCAAACTTTCCGGCGGCGACCGGGTGAGGTTAATAGGCGTTGATACTCCCGAAGTGCATTATAGTGCGAAGCTTTTGAGCGACGCCAAAAAAAGCTCAAGGAATATAAAATCCATTCAAGAATCGGGTAGAAAAGCTTCGAGCTTTACGAAAGGATTGTGCGGGGGGAAGAAGATCAGGCTTGAGTTTGATGTTGAAAAAGAGGATAGGTACGGCAGGCTTTTAGCATATGTATATCTGGAAGACGGGACTTTTGTCAATGCAAGGATTATCGAAGAAGGGTATGCGCAGGTCATGACCATACCGCCTAACGTGAAACACGCGGAATATTTTTTAAGGCTTCAAAAGGAGTCCAGGGAAAAGCGTAAGGGGTTGTGGACTGCGAACGATAATTTGTGA
- a CDS encoding PAC2 family protein, translating to MEEIKIYKNIDFTAPIMISGWPGMGNVALGVVEYLHKKLGAVKFAEITVDPMAILDSVVVDKGMAAFPPVPQNTFYYIKNPEMIIFVGEAQLPGRSGIGLLNKMLDFAAGLKVKTIFTGAAFPMPVSYKELPRVYAAVNRKPLGDSVRRCGVSLMDDGHISGMNGLLLGFAKQKNIDAVCLLATMPQYAIGLPNPKASGAVIDVLRKILSFKISFQELGEQIKDVDEKMAAIEEKVGDVLTFEKEEPEHLPSEKKIPAYIMEKIEKLFQETRLDKAKAAMLKNELDRWDLYAFYEDRFLDLFK from the coding sequence ATGGAAGAGATAAAGATATATAAAAATATAGACTTTACGGCGCCTATCATGATATCCGGGTGGCCCGGAATGGGAAATGTTGCCCTGGGGGTTGTGGAGTACCTGCACAAGAAGCTGGGGGCCGTGAAATTCGCCGAGATAACGGTCGATCCCATGGCAATACTTGATTCTGTCGTGGTCGATAAAGGTATGGCGGCCTTCCCGCCGGTACCGCAGAATACGTTTTATTACATAAAAAATCCTGAGATGATAATCTTTGTAGGAGAAGCCCAATTGCCGGGACGTTCCGGCATAGGCCTTTTGAATAAGATGCTGGATTTCGCGGCGGGGCTCAAGGTTAAGACGATATTCACCGGCGCCGCATTTCCTATGCCTGTAAGCTACAAGGAATTGCCGCGCGTCTATGCAGCTGTGAATAGAAAACCGCTTGGCGACAGCGTCAGGAGGTGCGGTGTCAGCCTGATGGATGACGGCCACATATCAGGCATGAACGGTCTTTTGCTGGGATTTGCCAAGCAAAAGAATATCGATGCCGTGTGCCTTTTAGCCACAATGCCGCAATATGCGATAGGCCTTCCGAACCCTAAGGCCTCCGGAGCCGTTATCGACGTATTGCGTAAGATCCTGAGTTTTAAGATCAGCTTCCAGGAGCTGGGCGAGCAGATAAAGGATGTAGACGAAAAAATGGCGGCTATCGAAGAAAAAGTAGGTGATGTGCTGACGTTCGAAAAAGAGGAGCCCGAGCATTTGCCCTCGGAGAAGAAGATACCCGCTTATATAATGGAAAAGATCGAAAAACTTTTCCAGGAGACGAGGCTTGATAAAGCCAAGGCCGCTATGCTGAAAAACGAGCTGGACAGATGGGACCTCTACGCATTCTATGAAGACAGGTTCCTGGATCTATTTAAATAA